From uncultured Desulfobacter sp.:
CGGTGATCCCCATGTAATTGTCGGTTTTGAGTTTAAAAAGCCGGGCAAGGGGCAGTCCCTGTATAAGTGCAAACTTAAGAATATGATCACAGGTTCCCAGTTTGAACGTACCTATCGTTCCGGTGACAAATTTGAAAAGGCTGACCTGGAAGAAACGGATATGGAGTACCTCTATTCAGACCGGGATGGCTGGTGGTTTATGAATTCCACCAATTACGATCAGATCATGCTGACTAAGGAACAGATCGGAGAGAACGTGGATCTGCTCAAGGAAAACACCGTGTGTACCGTGCTTCTGCATAACCAGAACCCCATTGGCGTAACACTTCCCAACTTTGTGGTCCTGCGCGTTACTGCCACCGAACCCTGGGCCAAAGGCGATACTGCCACGGGCGACACCAAGCCGGCCACCGTTGAAACCGGGTTTGAAGTCCAGGTGCCTCCTTTTGTGAATGAAGATCAGTTGATTAAAATTGATACCCGGACCCGGGCATACGTTGAGCGTGCCAGCGAATAGTTTCCAGAGGTAAGATTCTTATTGGAACCCTGCCAGGGAAGACGCTTTCCTGGCCAGGGCAATCCCATGAAAAAAATAAATCATCAATGATTGTCATAAATACATGCGACTCAAGGGTTGGCGCAAGCTATCCTTTTTTTTTGTTTTACTCTATGACAACCGCTTAAGTTTTTTGTGAATCCTTTCCTGAAGATAAAACCTAACGTTAATCTCCCGTTAAATTAAATTTTGGTGCTCTAAGGTGGGCACAATATGTGGTGGCTGGATAATTTTAGAAAAAGTGTTCATTCATACCATTATTGGACGCTTTTCACTTCTGTAATTTTTATCTTATTTTTATTGAGCTGAAATTTTTATTTTGATTAGGACTTTTTTGTTACCAAGGATGGAAATTTATATACTATTCAATTAATTATCAATTACATCCCAAACCTCTCCTTTCTCTATAATCTGCGCAAATCGGCCTGCAGAGAAACCATTCGGGTAGAGGTCATCCGATACAATTCTTTTTTTATTGAACATTTCTTCTTGAATTGAATGAAAAAACGACTCTGAGTTTTTCAATAAATGCCGTTCATTTCGAAGTGCAATTAAAATTTCCTGAAGAGATACTTTTAAAAAGGTAGAAAAATATTGGTGGTCATATTCAATTGATGTATCAATAATCCAGCTATGGATATTTTGTCTGCAAGAAAATTTATCAAGTTTAAATTTTTTTTCAAACATAATTTTATTTTCAATAGCGTAGATAATTGCTTCTCTTTTGCGTTTTAATTGCTGACCAGCTTTTCTTAATGTATTTGTTTGATGGAACCAAGCTTCATGTAACGTTTTGCGTAGGTAGGTTGACTTGATTTCGAAAACAAACAAATGGTCATCACGGAAACAAATGAGATCAATTTCTCCGACATGCTTCATATCGTTTGTTGGGAATTCAAAATTGCTCATTACTTGAAAATCATGCTCTTCAAATGCTGAGGCAAGGCGTAATTCTATCCTATGAGTTTCTGAAAGACGTTCTTTCCTATAATTCCCGAGACGTCTTAAATTGTTGATCGCCGCTGTTGAATTGTTTTGAGTGCACATCATCCACGGTAACGTAAACAAATATCTTCCTATTTTAAGAACTGGTCGTTCATGAAATTCTGGAAATGGTCTACCGATAGGGCTCCGCAAATGAATGGCAAGCGATTTTAGATCGTTTGTCCAAAACTCAAGCAGTTTTTCAGCTTTTTTTTGATTCCCTTGTGGCCACTTTTCCGAGCAGGTCCAACCACGCAGTGCTTTCGCTTTTTCGTGTCGTTCTGCAAATGTAATTGGGAAACGATTCTGCATTCCATTAGCAAGTCCATCCATAGCCAAATCACGAAGCGCACTTTGCCAGCTTCCAGTCTGCTCATAATATCTAAAGAAAGGTAAAATAAAATCATTTTGGTAAAACACTGACATTAACTCAACAGAAAGGAGAATCCTAAATAATTCAATTTTAATTCCGTTACTGACTGTTATTTCATCATTCAATCCAAAAATTTCTTGTAACTCGATATTCGTTCGTATTGCTTTTATATGAGCCCAGCGATTCCATTCATCATTTTCAGGAAGCCCAAATGACTGTTTTGCTAAGCCTGATGTAATAAATTCGTCTAAAGCTCTATGAAACCAATATATATGGAGAGCTTTTAGCTTTTTACCATTTAGTGCCCATTGACTTTGTTCTGGCTTTTCTCCATCGAAATTATACCCCTCACTGAAGCAAAACCAATCAACAACATTTGTACTAAACTCATTCAATTTTAAATGCGCTGATACGAGTTGTTCGAATATTCTCAGAAAAAGTTCACTTTGTGCCTTCTGCTTGGAGGGGACGTCATCAGAAAATAGAAAAGGCACCATATGATTTTTCAAGGATTTTGCAATTTTTTGTTCTGTAAGATTAAAAAAATTGTCATCACAATTTTTAAGTTTCCATAACAAAATTTTTTCAATTGCATTTTTATTTTTCTCGAATACCTCCGAATCCAAATTCCATTCGAGTTTAGCCTGTCCTCCTGACGGAAAGATTATATGTTTGAATGCATAAAGACTTGCATAAACAAGCACGTCCAGAGGCGATATCTGCTCAAGCTCATCCTCAAAGACCTTTACCCCAAAATATAGTCGACTTTGTTCCTGTTGTATCTCTTCACAGCGTTTAATGAACGCGGCGAATTTCATATTTTGGTTCATGTTAAGACTACAGATT
This genomic window contains:
- a CDS encoding NERD domain-containing protein; the protein is MDYYTLYQDFFTKLCQSGLSASDAFISITHRYLDGLPARKGKRKLNKNDRNSAFWKSPFWSEVADDYFATEIFPIALTRYLQQDQVTQKDLLQSILDRSPNSLCQAVKYSQIFLSPDHIRWQEICSLNMNQNMKFAAFIKRCEEIQQEQSRLYFGVKVFEDELEQISPLDVLVYASLYAFKHIIFPSGGQAKLEWNLDSEVFEKNKNAIEKILLWKLKNCDDNFFNLTEQKIAKSLKNHMVPFLFSDDVPSKQKAQSELFLRIFEQLVSAHLKLNEFSTNVVDWFCFSEGYNFDGEKPEQSQWALNGKKLKALHIYWFHRALDEFITSGLAKQSFGLPENDEWNRWAHIKAIRTNIELQEIFGLNDEITVSNGIKIELFRILLSVELMSVFYQNDFILPFFRYYEQTGSWQSALRDLAMDGLANGMQNRFPITFAERHEKAKALRGWTCSEKWPQGNQKKAEKLLEFWTNDLKSLAIHLRSPIGRPFPEFHERPVLKIGRYLFTLPWMMCTQNNSTAAINNLRRLGNYRKERLSETHRIELRLASAFEEHDFQVMSNFEFPTNDMKHVGEIDLICFRDDHLFVFEIKSTYLRKTLHEAWFHQTNTLRKAGQQLKRKREAIIYAIENKIMFEKKFKLDKFSCRQNIHSWIIDTSIEYDHQYFSTFLKVSLQEILIALRNERHLLKNSESFFHSIQEEMFNKKRIVSDDLYPNGFSAGRFAQIIEKGEVWDVIDN
- the efp gene encoding elongation factor P; its protein translation is MYLASDLRKGLKLEIDGDPHVIVGFEFKKPGKGQSLYKCKLKNMITGSQFERTYRSGDKFEKADLEETDMEYLYSDRDGWWFMNSTNYDQIMLTKEQIGENVDLLKENTVCTVLLHNQNPIGVTLPNFVVLRVTATEPWAKGDTATGDTKPATVETGFEVQVPPFVNEDQLIKIDTRTRAYVERASE